The following DNA comes from Vespula pensylvanica isolate Volc-1 chromosome 5, ASM1446617v1, whole genome shotgun sequence.
caaattactATACTTTCAGTACGAACATATGCtgatattcgtatatatattttttatacatcacgatataaaagtagaaatacTTTTCCAAAGAACCAAAATATTTGACCTGAAGTTTATGCTGGGGCAATACGACGATTTAAAAAGCCAGCTTTTAATAAACATTGTTTTTCAAAATGGTTGGCACAGTTAGTATATTTGCGAGTATGTATCATAACTCCTCATATACACGATTAAGGTACAAATACCGTGTTCTGCATAACgaatttataaacttttacATTATGATTCAATCTATTATACAACATTTcgtattgatttatatattttttattttgtcacaCGAATTGTAGATGAATACCgtgatgttattaaaaaaaataccaaagaaattgttaaaaatattttcgtcgtTCGATACTTTCCTCCCCCGTCATCCTCgttcgaatattaatttttttgtttattcgtaAATTACGAATTTTAATGACTCTATTAATGGACgaaagaattgaaaagaaCTTTGAATTTCCCGCTAATTTGAGATAACCTTAACAGAACGAATTCTCAATTATCAGCGTCCTCAAGCGTCGAATTTAAAACGCTTTCATGAAAACCCGCACTAAAATAACGCAGccaacgaagaagacgaatatAGTTGATTCCGATGACGTGTCAAAGACGCACCACGTGTATCGTATACATATGACACGTCGTTGATCGGTGTACTTCAGACGGAAGCGAGTGTTCAAAACGTAGTCTTAAGTGATCCAAACGCAGTCCTTTAGCGAGCTGCAAAACTTATACTTCTTTTGTTACGTATCCGTCCTATTAGGCTTTTATGtgtgttaaaatatttgacgaaAAGGAATTCGAGTTTTGCTAAACACGAAATAATATTGTGATAAATCCCTTTTCGGTGAAGAGAGctttaattatcataaataacaATGGTGAGTGGTGCAATTCGAACAGagaatttctttcatatatttatcgatttaaaacgaAAGGATTTTAAcagataaatttttgtttatttcaagCCTGCCGCACCTAGTGCCACATCGGTTGGATCCGCGGGTCGTTCACCTAGCAAAGCTATAGCACCTAGAGCAGGTGGCAGTGGTACTGTCAGACAACGCAAAACTGCCACTGCTACTTCATCTAGAAATAGAAACACCGGTACAAGTTCTGGTGGTATGTGGAGATTTTACACGGATGATTCGCCTGGTATCAAAGTGTAAGTTACTTTCGTGTTACTCTTGTTCTACTTTACAGATTGGTTATAACATACcagtatatttttcaaaggaataaatatacagtatatttctcttctttatgaTTATTGCTCGGCCGTATGTTTgcaataaaaatcttttattgataattactAAAGGTtgtaaaacgaataatatatatgtttgtttgtttgtttagcGGTCCAGTACCAGTACTGGTCATGTCTCTTTTGTTCATCGCATCTGTGTTCATGCTTCACATTTGGGGAAAATACACCAGATCTTAAGGAAAGCGATCGTGTTAAATCACATTACGTCATAAATGAGACTTATGAAACGGGAAAAGTTTAAAGTACACGTGTAAGATTAGCAAGAACTGTTAGACTTAATTTTTGCATACAGAGATATTTAATGCTTTTGTCTCAACTACGCGAGGTGTCATTTTTGATCTGGTGTACATCTTGTTCGTCGAATGCATTCTCCAAGAGTGTTTATTACGCAATTTTTACATCTCTTATAAGTAAATCAATGATTCCATTTTGAAACATTAAACATGAGATAATAAGTTAAGTTCAATGTTCAAAGGAAcgttaatataacattaaGTTCCTTTTTAACTCTTGTTGCAATTTATACTTAGGATATTTAATTCTTACTTGgaaacattaattaaatgtacAATCTATATTATCGgaataaacataatttattcttaacTTATGTCGTACTATAATTTCGATGGAGACACTCTCAAGAATTTCGTCCCTtctattccaaaaaaaaaaaaaaaaaaaaaaaaaaaaaagaatgtccAAACTGTTTTGATCGTGTGATTCCCTAATACTAACGTATCCGATAAAAtctccttttatatatgttctctatgaattaaaaagcgaacaaaaaaaatcaatcgtaCCTTCTCactgaaagaaacaaagaaagaaagaaagaaagaaagatgtacCTCGTCTTAAGATTTCTACTATAATCTTTGAGACTCTCATTGTTCGTTCCATTTTGGTGCACTCGTGCGCATCCTATCGATTCGTTGGTCCAATAAGCGCAGATTACTGTGCGACGATTgcgcaaaagagagagaacgagagagaagagtaaagaagatagaaaataggGATGGCATAGGAGAAACGTAGGGCTCGGTCGCGCACGCTCTTGTCGACTAAAAcgagtagaaaagagagaaagagagggaaagaacgatgatgaaggaaggaagggaaggacgcaggtaaagagagagagagagaggacagaaAGAGTGggtggaaaaaaaggaagaaaatgatgtaagaaaagaggagtgagaaagagagagacagacagaataTTGTGTAGCCCGCCGTCAATGTGCTCTCAGTTCGAAAATGTAACACGTGATCGTGGTACACCTCTCGTTTTAGACTACTCGACATTGAATTTTCGCCGACGTTAGTCGTTCCTGCTTCTTTCTCCAACGCGGGTGTTGCGTCCAAAGGGAAATCCGTTGCGATGAGGCACACCTCGCGCGAGGTAAAATCCATCGTCACGCTAAGTTCCTTCGTCGTTAATTCATCATTCATCTCAATCATCGTTTTCGACGTTCCTCCgccgttttctcttttctttcttttctttctttttctttcatggcttttcttatctttcgttctttacTGTCGCAATAGAATTTTTGTTTACGATACTTTTTGTTACGATATTACTTTCGAgagaacgatttttttttttNNNNNNNNNNtttttttttgtaagaaaagaaaagaaaaatacagagaaggaagaagaataagggcaagaaaaaatgcaattttttattaagtcaTTCGCTTTCGACTGCAACTCGAATCTCTCGTCGACTCGTCCGACACTCGTcgatattaaagaataataaaaaaaaatagaagaaagaaaaatatattttccctCGTTtcaacgatctctctctctctcttgatatTATTCCCGTTCGTTCTTCGTGATTTTGATTTCTGCAATGCGACGTGTGCAgatagtacatacatatctacgcGTACACGGAAGTAGTGATCCGTAATTCGGCCGTTTGATAAAATGTGTTAGAGcgtaaaagatatagaaaatagaataaaacgaTTGCACTAATCTTAAGATCGCATCGATATGAtcattcgaaaatataaataatcgagtATTGTCACTCGTTaacaaatattgtattatcatAAACGatattcattcataaaaattaaacgaaaacaaaactattaaaaataattgaaatagtCAATGCTCGTATTTCGTgctgattaaataataataaaaacaaaaaagaaagaaagaaaagaaaattataatagtagtaataataataaaatgttttacagATTCGTAGGTAATTCGTCttaaagagacaaagatagtGATAAGGGGGTGAAGAAgggaaggaggaggacgaggagaagaCGGAGAAGCaggaggaaagggaaaaatggCGGTGGATATTTTAGACGAGGATCATCTGGCCGTGAGCGCGATCGTTACGGTCGGAATGCAACTGATATTCTTCACGATAGCCGCGACGTTTCAGCTGGACAAATTGACGGATTTTGCCGGCGGCACCAACTTCATCATTCTCGCccttctcactttctttctcggcCAAGTGGGCAAGGTATACTAGAAAATGCCAGGCGCTAATTATAACCGACactcttctcttttgctcgctcgagtaaaagaagatttataatttatgcGTGTCAACGTTCGTGGGATGATCCATGCAtgcatgtaatatataattgtgtTAATTATTGTGGGAAAAAAAAGACCTAACTAAC
Coding sequences within:
- the LOC122629494 gene encoding protein transport protein Sec61 subunit beta, which encodes MPAAPSATSVGSAGRSPSKAIAPRAGGSGTVRQRKTATATSSRNRNTGTSSGGMWRFYTDDSPGIKVGPVPVLVMSLLFIASVFMLHIWGKYTRS